A stretch of the Vigna radiata var. radiata cultivar VC1973A chromosome 7, Vradiata_ver6, whole genome shotgun sequence genome encodes the following:
- the LOC106768996 gene encoding probable mannitol dehydrogenase — MAITPGLEHTRKAIGWAARDTSGVLSPFNFTRRDTGEKDVAIKVLYSGICHTDLHNAKSEWGPSFYPLVPGHEIAGEVIEVGSKVEKLKVGDKVGVGCMVLSCRSCKSCDENLENYCPKMILTYGAKYVDGSITQGGYSDLVVVDEHFVISIPDGLPLEAAAPLLCAGITVYSPLIYFGLDKPDTHVGVVGLGGVGHMAVKFAKAFGAKVTVISTSPNKRKEAIEHLGADSFVVSREEDQMQAIKGTLDGIIDTVSAVHPLLPLLDLLKSHAKLVIVGVPDKPLELPIFPLLARKGVTGSSIGGIKETQEMIDFAVKHDIKPDIEIIPIDYVNKAMERLVKADVKYRFVIDIGNTLKSSS, encoded by the exons ATGGCTATTACACCAGGACTGGAGCATACAAGGAAGGCTATTGGATGGGCAGCAAGAGACACATCTGGGGTTCTTTCCCCCTTCAATTTCACGAGAAG GGATACAGGAGAGAAAGATGTAGCAATCAAAGTTTTATACTCTGGTATATGCCACACCGACCTCCATAATGCAAAGAGTGAATGGGGTCCATCCTTTTATCCACTCGTACCCGG GCACGAGATTGCAGGTGAAGTGATAGAGGTAGGAAGCAAGGTGGAAAAGTTGAAGGTGGGTGACAAGGTGGGTGTGGGGTGCATGGTTCTATCCTGCAGGTCATGTAAAAGCTGTGATGAGAATCTCGAGAACTACTGTCCAAAAATGATTCTGACATACGGAGCGAAGTATGTTGATGGAAGCATCACACAAGGAGGCTACTCTGATCTGGTGGTTGTAGATGAACACTTTGTCATCAGCATTCCTGACGGTCTACCTCTTGAGGCTGCTGCACCTCTCTTATGTGCTGGGATCACAGTGTATAGCCCTCTCATATATTTTGGACTTGACAAGCCAGACACCCATGTGGGTGTGGTTGGTCTTGGTGGGGTTGGTCACATGGCTGTCAAGTTTGCCAAAGCTTTTGGAGCTAAGGTCACTGTAATCAGCACATCTccaaataaaaggaaagaagcCATTGAGCATCTTGGAGCTGACTCATTTGTGGTCAGTCGTGAGGAAGATCAGATGCAG GCTATAAAGGGTACCTTGGATGGTATAATAGACACAGTTTCTGCAGTCCATCCTCTGCTCCCTCTGTTGGATTTGTTGAAGAGTCATGCGAAACTTGTGATAGTTGGTGTTCCTGATAAGCCTTTGGAGCTACCCATCTTTCCTTTACTAG CCAGAAAGGGTGTAACTGGCAGTAGCATTGGAGGAATAAAGGAGACACAAGAAATGATTGATTTTGCTGTCAAACACGATATAAAGCCTGATATTGAGATTATTCctattgattatgtgaacaaaGCAATGGAGCGTCTCGTCAAAGCAGATGTAAAATATCGATTTGTTATTGACATTGGCAACACACTAAAATCAAGTTCTTGA